The following proteins come from a genomic window of Flavobacterium eburneipallidum:
- a CDS encoding Fic family protein encodes MKTTFNKDIAYNDLPNLPPNKDLETTPIFKAIIKANKLLAELKGYCQTLPNPQMLLNTIVLQESKESNAIENIVTTQDELYKATLMGDTVKNQAAKEVLQYREAIYWGIEELQKNNLITTNLLVGLMQRLRGSTENIRKNTGTKLANPTNNQVVYTPPEGENVIREKLSQLEIFINNNEFSDLDPLIKMALVHYQFEAIHPFSDGNGRTGRILNILYLIQQELLGLPVLYLSNYIIQNKSDYYRLLREITEEGNWEEWVLFVVNGISETSAMTLSKIHSILQLKEDTIINAKEVLKSSYTKELIDLIFSHPYIKIKVLEDYNIAKRQTASDYLKKLESKGILGSVKIGNEIYYINKALIAILSE; translated from the coding sequence ATGAAAACAACGTTTAATAAAGATATTGCTTATAATGATTTGCCTAATTTGCCTCCAAATAAAGATTTGGAAACAACGCCAATTTTTAAAGCAATTATAAAAGCAAATAAATTATTGGCGGAATTAAAAGGATATTGCCAAACTTTGCCTAATCCTCAAATGCTATTGAATACGATTGTACTTCAAGAGAGTAAAGAATCCAATGCTATAGAAAATATTGTTACCACACAAGATGAGCTTTATAAAGCTACCTTGATGGGAGATACGGTAAAAAATCAAGCTGCTAAAGAAGTATTACAATATCGAGAAGCTATTTATTGGGGAATCGAAGAATTACAGAAAAACAATTTAATTACAACTAATTTATTGGTAGGATTAATGCAACGTTTACGTGGTTCGACCGAGAATATAAGGAAAAATACAGGAACAAAATTAGCCAATCCTACTAATAATCAAGTGGTCTATACTCCACCAGAAGGAGAGAATGTTATCAGAGAAAAGTTAAGTCAATTAGAAATTTTTATCAACAATAATGAATTTTCAGATTTAGATCCATTGATAAAAATGGCTTTAGTTCATTATCAATTTGAGGCTATTCATCCTTTTAGCGACGGCAATGGTCGTACTGGAAGAATTTTGAATATATTGTATCTAATTCAGCAAGAATTATTAGGATTACCTGTTTTGTATTTAAGTAATTATATTATTCAAAATAAGTCCGACTATTATAGATTACTCCGAGAAATAACCGAAGAAGGCAATTGGGAAGAGTGGGTTTTGTTTGTGGTAAATGGTATTTCCGAAACTAGTGCGATGACATTAAGTAAGATACATAGTATTCTTCAATTAAAAGAAGATACAATAATCAATGCAAAGGAAGTTTTGAAATCGTCTTATACGAAAGAATTAATAGACTTAATTTTTAGCCATCCTTACATTAAAATCAAAGTTTTGGAAGATTATAATATAGCAAAAAGACAGACAGCGAGTGATTATTTAAAAAAATTGGAATCGAAAGGAATACTTGGATCTGTAAAAATTGGTAATGAGATTTACTATATTAATAAGGCTTTGATAGCCATACTTTCTGAATAA
- a CDS encoding murein hydrolase activator EnvC family protein, which produces MSKFLLSLLCICLTSLSWSQDSQQEKLEARKAQIQREIRDNEEMLKTVKKKEKTAVNVVVIQGNKIKLKEKLINTTEKQAKLLSNDMYINQLKINKLKRELEVLKEDYAKMILKSYKSRSEQSRAMFLLSSENFLQAYKRAQYMKQYTGYRKAQGQEISSKSKELVEFNGKLDVQKNEKKKLIAENEKERLSLLKEKNEQLKLLNSIKKDKRKITADVKKKQQEAKNIDRQIDRLIRAAIAEANRKAALEAALKKAEAEAEAKAKANNTKVATKEEIKTRAKEIVAAAPAVSSSKIVLTPELKIVSDNFKANRGRLPFPVEKGFISLGYGNQPHPVFSTLTVHNSGVDITTEQGASARAVFDGEVTAVMISPSGSKGVFIQHGDYITVYHNLSSVSVSKGDKVSRKQTIGRVRTTGDGKTVLKFIVQQNTIYQNPASWLSN; this is translated from the coding sequence ATGTCAAAATTTCTCCTAAGCCTATTATGTATTTGCTTGACTTCGTTATCATGGAGCCAAGATTCCCAACAAGAAAAACTGGAAGCCAGAAAAGCCCAAATTCAAAGAGAAATTAGGGATAATGAAGAGATGTTGAAAACGGTCAAGAAGAAAGAAAAAACAGCCGTAAACGTTGTTGTTATTCAAGGGAACAAAATAAAACTCAAAGAAAAACTGATTAATACAACTGAAAAACAAGCTAAATTGTTGAGCAATGACATGTATATCAATCAGTTGAAAATCAATAAGCTCAAAAGAGAATTAGAAGTTCTCAAGGAGGATTATGCCAAAATGATTTTGAAATCCTATAAAAGTCGTTCGGAACAAAGCAGAGCCATGTTTTTATTATCATCCGAAAATTTCTTACAGGCTTATAAAAGAGCCCAGTATATGAAACAATATACCGGTTATAGAAAAGCTCAAGGTCAGGAAATTAGTTCTAAATCGAAGGAGCTTGTAGAGTTTAATGGAAAATTAGATGTTCAAAAAAACGAAAAGAAAAAACTAATTGCCGAGAATGAAAAAGAGCGTTTGTCTTTATTAAAAGAGAAAAATGAGCAATTAAAATTGTTGAATTCCATCAAAAAAGACAAGAGAAAAATAACGGCTGACGTTAAGAAAAAACAACAAGAAGCCAAAAATATTGACAGGCAAATCGATCGTTTGATTAGAGCAGCCATTGCCGAAGCCAATAGGAAAGCAGCTTTAGAAGCTGCCTTGAAAAAAGCAGAAGCCGAAGCCGAGGCCAAAGCCAAAGCCAATAATACTAAAGTAGCCACCAAAGAAGAAATAAAAACCCGTGCCAAAGAGATTGTTGCTGCCGCGCCAGCAGTGTCTTCTTCAAAAATAGTATTAACACCAGAACTGAAAATTGTTTCAGATAATTTTAAAGCCAATAGAGGAAGATTGCCTTTTCCTGTCGAAAAAGGATTTATTTCGTTGGGTTATGGTAATCAGCCGCATCCTGTTTTTTCTACATTGACGGTTCACAACAGTGGAGTAGATATTACTACCGAACAAGGCGCTAGCGCACGAGCTGTTTTTGACGGAGAAGTTACAGCAGTAATGATTTCGCCATCAGGAAGTAAAGGAGTGTTTATTCAGCATGGGGATTACATTACGGTATATCACAATTTAAGCTCTGTAAGCGTAAGCAAAGGCGACAAAGTAAGTAGAAAACAGACTATAGGTAGGGTAAGAACTACTGGAGATGGAAAAACAGTTCTTAAGTTTATTGTTCAGCAAAATACAATCTATCAAAACCCAGCTAGTTGGTTGTCTAATTAA
- a CDS encoding lipopolysaccharide biosynthesis protein produces MGLYKNLFKQTAIYGLATVLPRMLSFLLVRLYTGILPTAEYGEVTIVLSWMVFFNVILSYGMETAFFRFYNSETDKQNVIATSTISIFWSSIFFLFGALIFRNSLAAYANVDVQYVTYSIWILVLDALVIVPFSKLRANQRPMVYAAIKIGNVVVNLSLNIFFLLYLPTFAQENPGTFIENLYIENFEIGYIFVANLLASLLTLLVLSPNYLSLNRRFDKVLWRKMMRYGLPILVAGIAFAVNEHFDKILLGYLLPENIAKSEVGAYSACYKLGLFMVLFATAFRLGIEPFFFSHSNNENAPQTYAVITKYFVILGSLILLGVIVFADVLKMLLLDNKSYWEAMKVVPLIILANFFLGIYNNLSVWYKLTDKTQIGAYISIVGAILTLVLNYLLIPKYSYYGSAIATIVAYGSMMSISYFLGNKYYPIPYDLNKIGGYLGLSILFSIISFYVFRENYFVGIPLLLGFMYFVYHNEKETILGIIKRKK; encoded by the coding sequence TTGGGATTATATAAAAATCTTTTCAAACAAACGGCAATATACGGACTAGCAACGGTTTTACCTCGAATGTTAAGCTTCCTTTTGGTTCGATTATACACCGGAATATTGCCAACTGCCGAATATGGCGAAGTGACCATCGTACTTTCGTGGATGGTTTTCTTCAATGTGATTTTGTCTTACGGAATGGAAACTGCTTTTTTTCGTTTTTATAATTCTGAAACCGACAAGCAAAATGTGATTGCTACTTCTACCATTTCCATATTTTGGTCATCGATTTTCTTTCTTTTTGGGGCTTTAATTTTTAGAAATTCTTTGGCGGCTTATGCCAATGTCGATGTGCAATATGTTACCTATTCCATTTGGATTTTAGTGTTGGATGCCTTGGTTATTGTTCCATTTTCGAAATTGCGAGCCAATCAGCGTCCCATGGTTTATGCTGCGATTAAGATTGGAAATGTAGTGGTCAATTTGTCTCTGAATATTTTCTTTTTACTGTATTTGCCAACATTTGCACAAGAAAACCCAGGTACTTTTATAGAAAACTTATACATTGAAAATTTCGAAATTGGTTATATTTTCGTGGCCAATTTATTAGCAAGTTTATTGACTTTGCTTGTGCTTTCGCCCAATTATCTTTCTCTGAATCGAAGATTCGATAAAGTGCTTTGGAGAAAAATGATGCGATACGGTTTACCAATTTTGGTGGCTGGAATTGCCTTTGCTGTTAATGAACATTTCGACAAAATTTTACTGGGTTATTTGCTTCCAGAAAATATTGCCAAATCTGAAGTAGGAGCTTATTCAGCCTGTTACAAATTAGGTTTGTTTATGGTTTTGTTTGCAACGGCTTTCCGTTTGGGTATTGAGCCTTTCTTCTTTAGTCATTCTAATAACGAAAATGCGCCACAAACCTATGCCGTGATTACTAAATATTTCGTGATCTTGGGTTCATTGATTTTATTGGGAGTTATCGTTTTTGCCGATGTTTTAAAGATGTTATTACTCGACAATAAATCCTATTGGGAAGCGATGAAAGTGGTACCGTTAATCATTTTGGCCAATTTCTTTTTGGGAATTTACAACAACCTTTCAGTTTGGTACAAACTGACGGATAAAACTCAAATTGGGGCTTATATTTCTATCGTTGGAGCTATTTTGACTTTGGTTTTAAACTATTTATTGATTCCAAAATACAGTTATTATGGTTCTGCAATTGCCACGATTGTAGCTTACGGAAGCATGATGTCGATATCTTATTTTCTAGGAAATAAATACTATCCTATTCCTTATGATTTGAATAAAATTGGAGGTTATTTAGGATTATCTATTTTGTTTTCTATCATTTCTTTTTATGTTTTCCGTGAAAATTATTTCGTTGGAATTCCGTTGTTATTAGGGTTTATGTATTTTGTGTATCACAACGAAAAAGAAACGATATTAGGCATCATTAAACGAAAAAAATAA
- a CDS encoding tetratricopeptide repeat protein — translation MKKTVSFFLFLVLLCNSALLLAQTEPEEINSEPDKFEEHFYESLKQKGIENYDKAITELEYCLKLKPNDATVYFELGKNYLASKKYDQSYTSFEKATQIDPKNKWFWVGMYEASYEAKNYTQAQISVNKLIEFDPIYKEDLTSLYMNTQQFDKALVLINELNETIGKTTKRDNYKQQILAQGQFKNTEIDNLISQIDKNPKEESNYINLIRLYLENGEAKKAFEITKKMDIAIPNSAWAKVGMFKYYLDNGENQKAIQSMNVVLSSPNIDAAVKHRTLNEFLNFVNKNPQYGADLEKAIAYLENDPNVNVAKEIGKYFHNKKQWDKAIHYYELSLKNKVDDAEANLLLLQGYVETKQFDLVAKKASAMVELFPSQPQFYYYSGMANNQLQQFKKAKEMLEIGLDYLVDDVKLEVNFNLQLAEAYNGLGDFKKKEQYFSKANQLLKK, via the coding sequence ATGAAAAAAACGGTTTCCTTCTTTTTATTCTTGGTTTTGCTTTGCAATTCAGCTTTGCTATTGGCGCAAACAGAACCAGAGGAAATCAATTCAGAACCTGATAAATTCGAGGAACATTTCTACGAATCTTTAAAACAAAAAGGAATCGAGAATTACGATAAAGCCATCACAGAATTGGAATATTGTTTGAAATTAAAACCCAATGATGCGACAGTTTATTTCGAACTAGGAAAGAATTATTTAGCCTCAAAGAAATACGATCAAAGTTATACTTCGTTCGAAAAGGCAACACAAATTGATCCTAAAAACAAATGGTTTTGGGTAGGAATGTATGAAGCCAGTTACGAAGCCAAAAATTATACTCAAGCGCAGATTTCGGTAAATAAATTAATTGAGTTTGACCCGATATACAAAGAGGATTTGACCTCTTTGTATATGAACACGCAACAATTTGACAAAGCACTCGTTCTTATCAATGAGTTGAACGAAACAATTGGAAAAACCACTAAAAGAGACAATTACAAACAGCAGATTTTGGCTCAAGGTCAATTCAAGAATACTGAAATAGACAATTTAATCAGTCAAATTGATAAAAATCCTAAAGAAGAGTCTAATTATATTAATCTAATTCGATTGTATTTGGAGAACGGCGAAGCAAAAAAAGCTTTCGAAATCACTAAAAAAATGGATATAGCCATTCCAAATTCAGCATGGGCAAAAGTGGGAATGTTCAAGTATTATTTGGATAATGGTGAAAACCAAAAAGCCATACAATCGATGAATGTGGTTTTATCAAGTCCGAATATTGATGCTGCTGTAAAGCATCGAACACTAAATGAGTTTTTAAATTTTGTGAATAAAAATCCACAATATGGAGCTGATTTGGAAAAGGCAATTGCTTATTTAGAAAATGACCCTAATGTAAATGTAGCCAAAGAGATTGGAAAGTATTTTCATAATAAAAAACAATGGGACAAAGCCATTCATTATTATGAATTAAGTTTAAAAAATAAAGTCGATGATGCAGAGGCTAATTTACTTTTATTACAAGGCTATGTCGAAACCAAACAATTTGATTTGGTTGCCAAAAAAGCTTCTGCAATGGTAGAATTATTTCCGTCTCAACCGCAATTTTATTATTATTCCGGAATGGCAAATAATCAGTTACAGCAGTTCAAGAAGGCCAAGGAAATGCTAGAAATAGGTTTGGATTATTTAGTGGATGACGTTAAATTAGAAGTGAATTTCAATTTACAATTGGCGGAAGCCTACAATGGATTGGGCGATTTCAAGAAAAAAGAACAGTATTTTTCAAAAGCCAATCAATTATTAAAAAAATAA
- a CDS encoding sugar phosphate nucleotidyltransferase, which translates to MKIIVPMAGRGSRLRPHTLTIPKPLIPIAGKPIVHRLVEDIAGVLNQDIEEIAFIIHESFGKNVEEDLIAIAEKLGSKGTIYYQNEALGTGHAIMCAKDSLSGPAVIAYADTLIRADFDLDQNADSVIWVKKVDQPEAFGVVNLNEENHIIELVEKPKEFVSDLAVIGIYYFKDVAVLKNELQLVLDNNIIHGGEYQINDGIKQMMAKGMVFVPGEVAEWMDCGNKDVTVETNSRMLGFLHQDGEELVAATVKLENATIIPPCYIGEDVVLINATVGPNVSLGNGCKVLDATIKNSLVQTNSTIKNANLDNAMIGSHASFDGNFTSISIGDYSVLE; encoded by the coding sequence ATGAAAATAATAGTACCAATGGCTGGACGTGGTTCCAGATTAAGACCTCACACATTAACCATTCCAAAACCCTTAATTCCAATTGCAGGAAAACCAATCGTACATCGATTAGTTGAGGATATTGCAGGCGTTTTAAATCAGGATATTGAAGAAATTGCCTTCATCATTCACGAAAGTTTTGGAAAAAATGTAGAAGAGGATTTAATTGCCATTGCTGAAAAATTAGGTTCAAAAGGAACTATTTATTATCAAAATGAAGCATTGGGAACAGGTCACGCTATTATGTGTGCCAAAGATTCCTTGAGCGGACCGGCCGTAATTGCTTATGCTGATACTTTAATTCGTGCCGATTTTGATTTAGATCAAAATGCCGACAGCGTGATTTGGGTAAAGAAAGTAGATCAGCCAGAAGCTTTTGGTGTAGTCAATTTGAACGAAGAAAATCACATTATTGAATTGGTCGAAAAACCAAAAGAATTTGTTTCGGACCTTGCTGTTATCGGAATTTATTATTTCAAAGACGTTGCGGTTCTTAAAAATGAATTGCAATTGGTTTTAGATAACAATATTATTCACGGAGGTGAATATCAAATTAACGACGGAATCAAGCAAATGATGGCAAAAGGAATGGTTTTTGTTCCTGGAGAAGTGGCCGAGTGGATGGATTGCGGAAACAAAGATGTTACGGTTGAAACCAATTCTAGAATGTTAGGATTTTTACATCAAGACGGAGAAGAATTAGTGGCTGCAACTGTAAAATTAGAAAATGCAACGATTATTCCTCCTTGTTATATTGGTGAAGATGTGGTTTTAATTAACGCTACTGTGGGTCCAAATGTGTCTTTAGGAAATGGTTGTAAAGTATTGGATGCTACTATCAAAAACAGTTTGGTTCAAACGAATTCAACTATAAAAAATGCCAATTTAGACAACGCCATGATAGGAAGTCATGCTAGTTTTGATGGTAATTTTACTAGCATTAGCATTGGCGATTATTCGGTATTAGAATAA
- a CDS encoding transglutaminase family protein produces MAVFKIVHITKYQYNWPIKESINEIRLFPYNFENQDVLQHHISISNNPSVDISHDYYGNRVGNFNTLEAHQEMTIESRMLVRVNHSLKIPEIDATTVEDLDKEKEKSIMLQRLCYPELIEKQKQIDLVLKKINLPGKSIVAIAQECNEYIFKNFTYTKGITNIKTTLDEVLEIRKGVCQDFAHLLLQFLRTVGIPSRYVSGYVCPNASGLRGEGATHAWVEIYTPTQGWLGLDPTNNIWTMDNHVKLSVGRNFYDCTLVKGTFKGFARQTLSVCVSIGYEDGRQFEEVNNVQLQEATEAEKVQYDYLDELQKQKQQQQQQQ; encoded by the coding sequence ATGGCAGTTTTTAAAATAGTTCACATCACAAAATACCAATACAATTGGCCTATCAAAGAGAGCATCAACGAGATTCGATTGTTTCCTTACAACTTTGAAAATCAAGATGTATTGCAGCACCATATTTCGATATCAAACAACCCTAGTGTTGATATTTCACATGATTATTATGGCAACAGGGTGGGGAATTTTAACACACTTGAAGCCCATCAGGAAATGACTATAGAGTCGAGGATGCTTGTGCGTGTCAATCATTCGCTAAAGATTCCCGAAATTGATGCAACAACAGTCGAGGATTTGGATAAAGAAAAAGAAAAAAGCATTATGTTGCAACGCCTTTGTTATCCTGAACTCATCGAAAAACAAAAGCAAATTGATCTTGTTTTAAAAAAAATCAATCTCCCAGGCAAATCAATTGTAGCCATTGCTCAAGAGTGTAACGAATATATTTTCAAAAATTTTACTTACACCAAAGGCATTACCAACATCAAAACCACCTTGGACGAAGTGCTGGAAATTAGAAAAGGAGTATGTCAGGATTTTGCCCATTTATTGTTGCAATTTTTGCGAACAGTAGGCATACCATCCCGTTATGTCAGTGGATATGTTTGCCCTAATGCAAGCGGACTTCGAGGCGAAGGTGCTACGCATGCTTGGGTCGAAATTTATACGCCTACGCAAGGCTGGCTTGGTCTTGATCCCACCAACAATATCTGGACCATGGACAATCACGTTAAACTTTCGGTAGGAAGAAATTTTTATGATTGTACGCTGGTAAAAGGAACTTTTAAAGGATTTGCTCGCCAAACGCTTTCAGTTTGTGTATCTATTGGTTATGAAGACGGAAGACAGTTTGAGGAAGTCAATAACGTACAACTGCAAGAAGCCACAGAGGCCGAAAAAGTACAATACGATTATCTGGATGAATTGCAGAAACAAAAACAACAACAGCAACAACAGCAATAA
- the dut gene encoding dUTP diphosphatase, whose amino-acid sequence MKINIINKSQHDLPNYETIASAGMDLRANLTESVTLNPLERTIVKTGLFIELPIGYEAQVRPRSGLAAKKGITVLNSPGTVDADYRGEIGVILVNLSNEVFVIENGERIAQLIIAKHERAEWIEVRELSETSRGEGGFGSTGVK is encoded by the coding sequence ATGAAAATAAACATCATCAACAAATCGCAACACGATTTACCCAACTACGAAACCATAGCTTCGGCAGGAATGGATTTAAGAGCAAATCTAACCGAATCTGTAACCTTAAATCCATTGGAAAGAACCATCGTCAAAACGGGTCTTTTCATTGAATTACCAATAGGTTATGAAGCACAAGTTCGACCAAGAAGTGGATTGGCTGCCAAAAAAGGAATCACAGTTTTGAATTCACCAGGAACGGTTGATGCTGATTATCGTGGAGAAATTGGTGTGATTTTAGTCAATTTATCCAATGAAGTTTTCGTTATCGAAAACGGCGAACGCATTGCCCAATTGATTATCGCCAAACACGAAAGAGCCGAATGGATTGAAGTTCGAGAATTATCGGAAACATCAAGAGGCGAAGGCGGTTTTGGAAGTACGGGAGTGAAGTAA
- a CDS encoding DUF4292 domain-containing protein translates to MKRFLAIVVLVLLVGCKSKSVVVSATKPTDSGMSAKKIIASYNNNTIDFKTLYIKSNVQYADDKQSQNVTAEIKIKKDEQILVSVRFLGITMAKASITPTSVSYYEKMGSNYFEGDFSTLSQWLGTDLDYTKIQNMLLGRAIDDLEKGKYTESIADQGYKLEDESAGDFKKSFYFDANTFMLNKQEIAQTAKDRMIDVGYYNNTVYKEGTLPSRVIINAIQPKGKSKINFEYNTITFNEELSFPYSVPNGYKRIIIK, encoded by the coding sequence ATGAAAAGATTTTTAGCAATAGTAGTACTTGTTTTATTGGTGGGATGTAAATCCAAATCGGTTGTTGTTAGTGCTACAAAGCCTACTGATTCAGGCATGAGTGCCAAGAAAATTATAGCCAGCTACAACAACAACACAATCGATTTTAAAACATTATACATCAAATCGAATGTGCAATATGCAGACGACAAACAAAGCCAAAATGTTACCGCCGAAATCAAAATCAAGAAAGACGAACAAATTTTGGTAAGTGTTCGTTTTCTTGGAATTACTATGGCAAAAGCATCTATTACGCCAACATCTGTAAGCTATTACGAGAAAATGGGAAGTAATTATTTCGAAGGTGATTTCAGTACTTTGAGCCAATGGTTGGGCACCGATTTGGATTATACCAAAATTCAAAATATGCTTTTGGGTCGTGCTATTGACGATTTAGAAAAAGGAAAATATACGGAATCTATTGCGGATCAAGGCTATAAATTGGAAGACGAATCAGCAGGGGATTTCAAAAAATCTTTTTATTTTGATGCCAATACTTTTATGCTAAACAAACAAGAAATCGCTCAAACTGCTAAAGATAGAATGATTGATGTGGGGTATTATAACAATACGGTTTACAAAGAAGGTACTTTGCCTTCGAGAGTAATAATCAACGCCATTCAACCCAAAGGAAAGTCAAAAATCAATTTTGAATACAATACAATAACCTTCAACGAGGAACTTTCTTTCCCATATAGTGTTCCAAATGGTTACAAAAGAATTATAATTAAGTAA
- a CDS encoding SMI1/KNR4 family protein: MLREKLLILEKVLVEKGNPIVNSMEEPKDYDELFELITNYKFSFSKDFIDFYLWKGGLKSTLLFTEEAFDCELTAFGNFFEIDGLLSFFTMERISKTLPYENKFLAFFLNSSGDRVIIDLKEKSKTFGKIFIFSPSITLSSKPMQIFDSVESMVDTIIECYQKEAYKISNGKLEIDYDLESEIAQAINPHSEFWD, translated from the coding sequence ATGTTAAGAGAGAAATTGTTAATCCTTGAAAAAGTATTAGTTGAAAAAGGAAATCCTATTGTTAATTCGATGGAAGAACCAAAAGATTATGATGAGTTATTTGAATTAATAACCAATTATAAGTTTTCATTTTCAAAAGATTTTATAGATTTTTATTTATGGAAAGGAGGTCTTAAATCGACTTTGTTATTTACAGAAGAAGCATTTGACTGCGAATTAACAGCTTTTGGGAATTTTTTTGAAATTGACGGTTTGTTAAGTTTTTTTACAATGGAAAGAATTTCAAAAACTTTGCCGTACGAAAATAAATTTTTGGCATTTTTTTTAAATTCAAGTGGTGACCGAGTAATTATTGATTTAAAAGAAAAAAGTAAAACATTTGGTAAGATTTTTATCTTTTCTCCTTCAATTACTTTGAGTTCAAAACCGATGCAAATTTTTGATTCTGTTGAAAGTATGGTTGATACAATAATTGAATGTTATCAGAAAGAAGCCTATAAAATTTCTAATGGCAAATTAGAAATTGATTACGATTTAGAATCTGAAATTGCACAAGCGATTAATCCTCATTCTGAATTTTGGGATTAA
- a CDS encoding alpha-E domain-containing protein, with the protein MMKTNMLSRVADGMFWLNRYMERADGMLLTLNTFYILSFDKEMNDSQGYKPLLEYYTDLSRTQIAQSQYDTNFVLKYIICDNQNYNSVKNLVIKARENARGSQDKITKELWEHINSLYHYMNAPDLPKRLETYEALSIITKLNKDLLLYNGILHVTMPRGMGWCFSSVGKHIERCLQTISLTQAYYKPISYNLDGEEDLLYWRRLLLSLSGYEQYLKSYSNISHSRKVVQHVIFNKDFSHSVMYTLEYIDKYLDYLIMDNNSSEARTLQNQFGRLKSLVEFTDYYNLNNKQLEEVLEQTKKQLIQFSTDFSKLFFSYT; encoded by the coding sequence ATGATGAAAACAAATATGCTCAGCCGAGTTGCAGATGGAATGTTTTGGCTTAACCGCTATATGGAAAGAGCAGATGGAATGCTACTGACTCTAAACACCTTCTACATCCTATCTTTTGACAAAGAAATGAATGATTCTCAAGGCTACAAACCTTTGTTAGAATACTATACCGATTTATCAAGAACACAAATTGCACAATCACAATACGACACTAATTTTGTATTAAAATACATTATTTGTGACAATCAAAATTACAATTCAGTCAAAAATTTAGTGATTAAAGCCCGTGAAAATGCCAGAGGTTCTCAAGATAAGATAACCAAAGAACTTTGGGAACACATCAACTCGCTGTATCATTATATGAATGCGCCTGATTTGCCAAAACGATTAGAAACTTATGAAGCTTTGAGTATCATCACCAAACTCAACAAAGACCTTTTGCTCTACAACGGGATTCTTCACGTTACCATGCCAAGGGGAATGGGGTGGTGTTTTTCAAGTGTTGGTAAGCACATTGAGCGCTGTTTACAAACCATTTCGCTAACACAAGCGTACTACAAACCTATCAGTTACAATTTAGATGGCGAAGAAGATTTACTGTACTGGAGAAGGCTATTATTGTCTCTATCGGGTTACGAACAATATTTAAAAAGTTACAGCAACATTTCGCACAGTCGTAAAGTAGTACAGCACGTGATTTTTAACAAAGATTTTTCGCATTCGGTAATGTACACTTTAGAATACATTGACAAATATCTGGATTATTTAATCATGGACAATAATTCTAGCGAAGCCAGAACCTTGCAAAATCAATTTGGAAGGCTAAAAAGCTTGGTCGAATTTACCGATTATTATAACCTGAACAATAAGCAATTAGAAGAAGTTTTAGAACAAACTAAAAAACAATTGATTCAGTTTTCGACTGATTTTTCTAAATTATTTTTCTCTTATACCTAA